In one Pseudomonas sp. Bout1 genomic region, the following are encoded:
- a CDS encoding sensor histidine kinase, whose protein sequence is MKSLRQRMMRVLLLTIGICWALALAALLIYTQVSSSSIWDSKLQTIATQLLLAIPHNNQRLPNGDGGLRLSSTGLAEAGLLTYQVWAGHERLLTGAPGAPPSPLQGSFEDGFSSPLIDARKWRVYSISDSRRQLTVQVGYLHSVISADMRRKAFVALCIASSLLALVGLLMWQVLRRALRPVLVIEHALRGRRRFDLTPLSVVALPGELRPLVEGFNHLLQQLDQALEGERRFIANAAHELRTPLSALQAHAQIALRATTLAEKDATLHKLMTVVARSTRLSEQLLDLASLDASVQRPQRTQVDLCELVGYVADEFEVQAAQLQRVLQLRVQPCLIDCDIDEIGILLRNLIDNALRYTGPGQRVRISCGPSAQGPCLQVADDGPGVAAAERDAIFERFYRVPGSGGQGSGIGLSLVKNIVQGHRANLVTSSGLAGKGLAISVYFPEAATPAAPAS, encoded by the coding sequence ATGAAATCGCTGCGCCAGCGCATGATGCGCGTGTTGTTGTTGACCATTGGTATTTGCTGGGCGCTGGCCCTGGCGGCGTTGTTGATTTACACCCAGGTCAGCTCCAGCAGCATCTGGGACAGTAAGCTGCAAACCATTGCCACCCAGTTGTTGCTGGCGATCCCGCACAATAATCAGCGGCTGCCAAACGGCGACGGTGGCCTGCGATTGAGCAGTACCGGGTTGGCCGAGGCGGGACTTTTAACGTACCAGGTGTGGGCGGGCCACGAACGCTTGTTGACCGGCGCGCCCGGGGCACCGCCAAGCCCATTGCAGGGCAGCTTCGAAGACGGTTTTTCGAGCCCGTTGATTGATGCAAGGAAGTGGCGGGTGTATTCCATCTCCGACAGCCGCCGGCAACTCACGGTCCAGGTAGGCTATTTGCACAGCGTCATCAGTGCGGATATGCGTCGAAAAGCATTCGTGGCCCTGTGCATCGCTTCATCACTGTTGGCGCTGGTGGGGCTGTTGATGTGGCAGGTTTTGCGGCGCGCGTTACGCCCGGTGCTGGTAATTGAACATGCCCTGCGCGGGCGCCGCCGCTTCGACCTGACGCCCTTGTCCGTGGTAGCGCTGCCCGGGGAGTTGCGACCGTTGGTGGAGGGGTTCAACCACTTGCTGCAGCAACTCGACCAGGCACTGGAAGGCGAACGGCGTTTTATCGCCAATGCGGCCCACGAGTTACGCACGCCGCTCTCGGCATTGCAGGCCCATGCGCAAATTGCACTGCGCGCCACCACACTGGCCGAAAAGGACGCGACCCTGCACAAACTGATGACAGTGGTCGCACGCAGCACACGCTTGTCCGAGCAGTTGCTGGACCTGGCAAGCCTGGATGCTTCTGTCCAGCGGCCACAGCGCACCCAGGTCGACCTGTGCGAGCTGGTCGGGTATGTGGCCGATGAGTTTGAAGTCCAGGCCGCTCAGTTGCAACGGGTGCTCCAGCTTCGGGTGCAACCGTGTTTGATCGACTGTGATATCGATGAAATCGGTATTTTGCTGCGCAACCTGATCGACAATGCGCTGCGTTATACCGGGCCAGGGCAGCGCGTCAGAATAAGCTGCGGCCCCTCGGCGCAAGGGCCCTGCCTGCAAGTCGCCGATGACGGGCCGGGCGTGGCGGCGGCTGAGAGAGACGCGATCTTCGAGCGCTTTTACCGGGTGCCCGGCAGCGGCGGGCAAGGCAGTGGGATCGGCCTGTCATTGGTGAAAAACATCGTTCAAGGGCACCGTGCCAATCTCGTCACCAGCAGCGGCCTGGCGGGCAAGGGGCTCGCCATCAGCGTGTACTTTCCAGAGGCTGCGACGCCTGCAGCACCTGCGTCATAA
- a CDS encoding alpha/beta hydrolase codes for MLLQRDRRFQSADHALELAWNAPREWPPDQPNGKGILLVHGLGDSPGSFIDIAPLLASQGYRVRTLLLPGHGTQPSDMLDVSINDWRLTVAQQVALLRQEVGQVYLGGFSTGANLVLEYAMDDQAIAGLLLFSPAFKASLPFDWLLPWVSWVKPWFRHPDGPAPQQSPLRYQNVPTHGFAQFYLSSTAVRAKLAMHTFDRPVLLVSAAHDSVVDVAFVRETFSQRFPNPASRMIWYGELASTQRNGRMLVRSDQLPGEHISQFSHMSVLFSPENPQYGRRGTQPMCSNGQNAEGYRHCMAGDAVWYSDWGYREVGKVHARLTYNPYFEWQAQVMTQVLQASQPLESTR; via the coding sequence ATGCTGCTGCAACGTGACCGACGTTTTCAAAGCGCCGACCATGCCCTGGAGCTGGCATGGAACGCGCCGCGGGAATGGCCGCCCGATCAGCCTAACGGCAAAGGTATCTTGCTGGTGCACGGGCTGGGTGACTCGCCCGGCTCTTTCATCGACATCGCCCCCCTGCTTGCAAGCCAGGGTTACCGGGTACGCACACTGTTGCTGCCCGGGCACGGGACTCAACCTTCCGACATGCTGGACGTCAGCATCAACGACTGGCGGCTCACCGTGGCGCAGCAAGTGGCGTTGCTGCGCCAGGAGGTCGGCCAGGTGTACCTCGGCGGTTTTTCCACCGGCGCCAACCTGGTGCTGGAGTACGCCATGGATGACCAGGCAATCGCCGGGCTGCTGTTGTTTTCCCCGGCGTTCAAGGCCAGCCTGCCCTTCGATTGGTTGTTGCCCTGGGTGTCCTGGGTCAAGCCCTGGTTTCGCCACCCCGACGGCCCTGCGCCGCAGCAATCGCCGCTGCGCTATCAAAATGTGCCGACCCATGGGTTTGCCCAGTTCTACCTGAGCAGTACTGCCGTACGCGCCAAGCTGGCGATGCACACGTTTGACCGGCCTGTGCTGCTGGTCAGCGCCGCACATGATTCGGTGGTGGATGTCGCGTTTGTGCGGGAAACCTTCAGCCAACGCTTCCCGAACCCGGCGTCACGGATGATCTGGTATGGCGAGTTGGCGTCCACGCAGCGCAATGGGCGGATGCTGGTGCGCAGTGACCAGTTGCCTGGCGAACATATCAGCCAGTTTTCGCATATGAGTGTGTTGTTCTCCCCGGAAAACCCCCAATACGGTCGTCGCGGCACGCAACCGATGTGTTCCAACGGGCAAAATGCCGAAGGCTACCGGCACTGCATGGCGGGGGATGCCGTGTGGTATTCAGACTGGGGTTACCGTGAGGTGGGCAAGGTACATGCGCGCCTCACGTATAACCCGTATTTTGAATGGCAGGCCCAGGTTATGACGCAGGTGCTGCAGGCGTCGCAGCCTCTGGAAAGTACACGCTGA
- a CDS encoding MipA/OmpV family protein has protein sequence MSPIETKSLPVNPLAALVGTLLLAGLSLVPGTTQAAPENDKEFGWGLGLGAGVSTSPYRGHDNDSQLLPAVAYENRWISVMGPGIDFKIPSDSALSFRLQARYGLGEGYDASDSDDLDGMRDRDPGVWLGGKAIWQSPVAQFSAQWAGDASGNSDGQMIRLAVERRFTANNFDFTPRLEAVHLNEDYVDYYYGVRASEATAARRAYTGDATVNIEAGLRIGYQLEANQKVFLDLSATRLGSEIEDSPIVDRSTIGAARLWYMYRF, from the coding sequence ATGTCACCCATCGAAACTAAATCGCTGCCTGTGAACCCCTTGGCCGCGCTTGTCGGGACACTGCTCCTGGCCGGCCTGTCCCTGGTGCCCGGCACCACCCAGGCAGCGCCAGAAAACGACAAGGAATTTGGTTGGGGCCTGGGACTTGGGGCCGGCGTGAGCACTTCCCCCTACCGCGGGCACGACAACGACAGCCAATTGTTGCCGGCCGTGGCCTATGAAAATCGCTGGATCAGCGTGATGGGCCCCGGCATTGACTTCAAGATCCCCAGCGACAGCGCGCTGTCATTTCGTTTGCAGGCCCGGTATGGGCTGGGTGAAGGCTACGACGCATCCGACTCCGATGACCTGGACGGCATGCGCGACCGCGACCCGGGCGTCTGGCTGGGAGGCAAGGCGATCTGGCAAAGCCCTGTCGCGCAGTTCTCCGCGCAGTGGGCCGGCGATGCGTCTGGCAACAGTGACGGGCAAATGATCCGGCTGGCCGTAGAGCGACGGTTTACCGCGAACAACTTCGACTTCACCCCGCGCCTTGAGGCAGTGCACCTGAATGAAGACTACGTCGACTACTACTACGGCGTGCGTGCCAGCGAAGCCACTGCGGCGCGGCGCGCCTACACGGGCGATGCCACCGTCAACATCGAGGCAGGGCTGCGCATCGGCTACCAGTTGGAGGCCAATCAGAAGGTCTTCCTGGACCTGAGTGCCACCCGCCTTGGCAGTGAAATCGAAGACAGCCCAATCGTCGACCGGTCCACCATCGGCGCGGCGCGGCTCTGGTACATGTACCGTTTTTGA